One genomic segment of Rubripirellula amarantea includes these proteins:
- a CDS encoding DNA modification methylase yields MEKDSAMQVEMWTLDRIKPYENNPRINDDAVADVVQSINEFGFRQPIVVDTAGVIIVGHTRFKAAKVLNLTEVPVHVAIDMEPEAVRAYRIADNRTGENAEWDFELLPLEIGALQDSGFDCELLGFDSDELAKLLDPGVGQGLTDPDDVPEPPDEAITQRGDIWILGDHRLMCGDSTSVEDLDKLLAGAKIQLCNTDPPYNVKVEPRSKNAIAAGNSSFEAGKGKTKEGPKKMRAKDRPLENDFVSDDEFDRLLKAWFGNIARVLEPGRCFYIWGGFSNIANYPPVLSSNGLYFSQAIIWDKMHPVMTRKDFMGAHEWAFYGWREGAGHKYFGPNNATDLWHVKKIPPQQLEHLTGKPAELAVKAMLYSSRKGDNVLDLFGGSGSTLIGAEQIGRKAFLMELDPPYCDVIVDRFQRFTGKKAVLERTGESPIPVGAREENMR; encoded by the coding sequence TTGGAAAAGGACTCTGCCATGCAGGTCGAAATGTGGACGCTTGATCGGATCAAGCCTTACGAAAACAATCCTCGCATCAACGACGACGCGGTCGCCGACGTCGTGCAAAGCATCAACGAGTTCGGTTTTCGCCAACCGATCGTTGTCGACACGGCCGGCGTCATCATCGTCGGCCACACGCGATTCAAAGCTGCCAAGGTTTTGAACCTAACCGAAGTCCCGGTTCACGTCGCGATTGACATGGAACCCGAGGCGGTTCGTGCGTACCGGATTGCCGACAACCGCACCGGCGAAAACGCGGAGTGGGATTTTGAATTGCTGCCGCTTGAGATCGGTGCGTTGCAAGACAGCGGTTTCGACTGTGAGTTGCTCGGGTTTGATTCCGACGAACTGGCGAAGTTGCTCGACCCCGGCGTCGGTCAGGGATTGACCGATCCCGACGACGTTCCCGAACCGCCCGACGAAGCGATCACGCAGCGCGGCGACATTTGGATCCTCGGTGACCACCGATTGATGTGCGGCGATTCGACCAGCGTCGAAGACCTCGACAAACTTTTGGCCGGCGCAAAGATTCAATTATGCAATACCGACCCGCCGTACAACGTGAAAGTCGAACCGCGAAGCAAAAACGCGATCGCGGCCGGCAATAGTTCGTTCGAGGCCGGCAAGGGCAAGACGAAAGAGGGCCCAAAGAAGATGCGGGCGAAGGATCGGCCACTTGAAAACGACTTTGTGTCCGACGATGAGTTTGACCGGCTGTTGAAAGCCTGGTTCGGCAACATCGCTCGCGTCCTGGAACCCGGCCGGTGCTTTTACATCTGGGGTGGGTTCTCGAACATTGCGAACTACCCGCCGGTGCTTTCATCGAACGGGCTGTATTTTTCGCAAGCGATCATTTGGGACAAGATGCATCCCGTGATGACGCGAAAGGACTTCATGGGGGCTCACGAGTGGGCGTTCTACGGTTGGCGTGAAGGGGCCGGACACAAGTACTTCGGGCCGAACAACGCAACCGATCTGTGGCATGTGAAAAAGATTCCGCCGCAACAGTTGGAACATCTCACCGGCAAGCCCGCCGAACTGGCGGTCAAGGCGATGCTGTATTCGTCACGCAAGGGCGACAACGTGCTCGATTTGTTCGGCGGTAGCGGCTCGACCTTGATCGGAGCCGAACAGATCGGGCGCAAGGCGTTCTTGATGGAACTCGATCCGCCGTACTGCGACGTGATCGTCGATCGCTTCCAACGCTTCACCGGCAAGAAAGCCGTACTCGAACGCACCGGCGAGTCGCCGATCCCGGTCGGCGCTCGCGAGGAGAATATGCGATGA
- a CDS encoding RNA polymerase sigma factor, which yields MTSTPLGEDSFRHEHARLVAILTCDLGIRHLVDVEDAVQAAMLTAVEQWPLHGSPDNPSAWLYRVARNQLLGDLRKTNRRRQLLAEDYAKTIDANHSGGSTDDDEHNRCLLRMLFLCCDDVVPEESRLAFTLKTLCGFSVKEIAVRLFANEESIYKRISRAKTSLRQTRLADVDLTTDEFTIRMPSVQRVIYLLFTEGYLSVDAESSIRIELCNEAIRLALVLASHRDGDHPETSALIALMLFNAARLNGRQDHTGGLLLLEEQDRTKWDRKLISQGMLWLEKSSAGEHFSRYHCEAGIAAAHCLSPSFAETRWDHIVKNYSVLASFVDVPVHRLNHALAIAENDGPALGLEFLNRFRPPSWLAGSYMWSAVSADLHFRCGQPQIAIGFYETAIATAPTAAIGKLIQRRFDRIRP from the coding sequence ATGACATCGACACCGCTCGGCGAAGATTCTTTCCGGCACGAACACGCAAGACTCGTTGCGATTCTCACCTGCGACCTTGGCATCCGGCATCTCGTGGATGTCGAGGACGCGGTTCAAGCTGCGATGCTTACAGCAGTGGAACAATGGCCGCTCCACGGCTCTCCCGACAACCCATCGGCCTGGCTTTATCGAGTCGCCCGAAATCAGTTGCTCGGCGATCTGCGGAAGACGAATCGACGACGACAACTACTGGCAGAAGATTACGCGAAGACAATCGACGCCAATCATTCGGGTGGCAGCACCGACGATGACGAACACAATAGGTGTCTGCTTCGCATGCTGTTTTTATGTTGCGACGACGTCGTGCCTGAGGAGTCTCGTCTGGCCTTCACGCTCAAGACCCTTTGTGGTTTCAGCGTGAAGGAGATTGCGGTCCGATTATTTGCCAATGAAGAAAGCATCTACAAGAGAATCTCGCGAGCGAAAACGAGTCTGCGTCAAACAAGACTCGCAGACGTTGACTTGACGACCGACGAATTCACGATCCGAATGCCCTCGGTCCAGCGAGTAATCTATCTGCTATTCACCGAAGGATACCTATCGGTCGATGCCGAAAGTTCGATTCGGATCGAACTATGCAACGAGGCAATTCGGCTCGCATTGGTTCTCGCGAGCCACCGCGACGGCGACCACCCTGAGACGTCGGCTTTGATTGCTCTGATGCTGTTCAATGCCGCTCGTCTGAATGGCCGTCAGGATCACACCGGCGGTTTGCTTTTGCTTGAGGAACAAGATCGAACCAAGTGGGACCGAAAGTTGATTTCGCAGGGAATGCTTTGGCTCGAGAAGTCATCCGCCGGCGAACATTTCAGTCGTTATCACTGTGAAGCCGGGATTGCTGCCGCCCACTGTTTGTCACCTTCGTTTGCGGAGACTCGTTGGGATCATATCGTCAAAAACTATTCGGTACTTGCGAGCTTCGTTGATGTTCCCGTTCATCGTTTGAATCACGCACTCGCGATCGCGGAGAACGACGGCCCCGCGTTGGGACTCGAGTTTCTAAACCGGTTTCGACCACCGAGTTGGCTAGCCGGATCATACATGTGGTCCGCGGTATCCGCTGACTTGCATTTCAGATGCGGACAGCCGCAGATTGCGATCGGGTTTTATGAAACCGCGATCGCAACCGCTCCAACGGCCGCAATCGGCAAGTTAATTCAGCGGAGGTTCGACCGCATTCGTCCGTAA
- a CDS encoding YciI family protein, which yields MTKKLYLCIQRSAPAGESQTSPSPSEMEQMYAAFNQWREKFEKNIIDMGGKLGTGAVVTAEGKTDGPFVEVKEIAGGFMIVEAESLAEAMQVAQESPGTMMPGSSVEVREIHQG from the coding sequence ATGACCAAGAAACTTTACCTATGCATTCAGCGGAGTGCCCCAGCCGGCGAATCCCAAACGAGCCCATCACCGTCTGAAATGGAGCAGATGTACGCAGCCTTCAACCAATGGCGAGAAAAGTTTGAAAAAAACATCATCGACATGGGAGGCAAGCTTGGGACGGGAGCCGTGGTCACCGCCGAAGGCAAAACCGATGGCCCGTTCGTCGAAGTCAAAGAAATTGCGGGTGGCTTCATGATCGTTGAAGCAGAGTCGCTCGCCGAAGCAATGCAGGTTGCTCAGGAAAGTCCGGGAACCATGATGCCCGGTTCCAGCGTGGAGGTTCGAGAGATCCATCAGGGATGA
- a CDS encoding bifunctional DNA primase/polymerase, with protein sequence MQSTESFLDAGMRYVAAGLRVLPACPTSKRPTLSRFKPYRTSPPTDHQHQTWFSHASAICVLTGETSGNLEVIDFDQRGRAFDAWCSLVSSQDAALLDRLVVQQTQSGGRHVAYRVEKPGPGSTVLARTTNPDEPGKDVLIETRGEGGLIMCDPSPGYRVICGDLATLPTISVADRELLIEAARSLNEAPNHIDASSSQTKFSDGTQPGDDFNDRGDVAAILVRHGWRLLRDGDNQQWCRPGKTEGCSATLKDGAFFIFSSNANPFDPNRAYAPFAVYALLEHNGDFASATRALADEGYGKPASSDVDLSQFKVSSASGTPPPSEPPNIDDPGTLPDSMLHVPGFVAELMEHCLDTAPYPNPTLAFCGALALQAMLAGRRVRDPGDNRTNLYLLGLAHSAAGKDWPRKLNTRILHQVGLSDCIGERFASGEGIQDALHLTPSMLFQTDEIDGMLQSMNKSSDGRHENILSTLLTMYSSANSVYPMRRKAGKESPGAIDQPSLVIFGTAIPNHYYEALSERMLTNGFFARMMILECGQRGRGQEPKIADVPDRIMVTARWWAKYEPGGGNLGPWHPRPAVVPHTEDARRLLVDARYAAEVEYDKAESKSDSVGTTVWGRVNEQTRKLALLYAISANCRDPVINAEAARWAIDIVNHLTRRMLFMASSHVAENPFHADCLRLITKLRQAPEHRIAHSVLLKRMKMDARTFRELIITLEQSGDVSTVTSVTPGRPSREYQLLNPESHEPKG encoded by the coding sequence ATGCAATCCACCGAATCCTTCCTCGATGCCGGCATGCGATACGTCGCCGCCGGCCTGCGAGTGCTTCCGGCGTGCCCAACAAGCAAGCGGCCGACCTTGTCGCGGTTCAAACCGTACCGCACATCGCCACCCACCGACCATCAACATCAAACATGGTTCAGCCACGCGAGCGCCATCTGCGTATTGACGGGCGAGACGTCTGGCAACCTCGAGGTGATCGACTTCGATCAACGCGGACGTGCGTTTGACGCTTGGTGTTCCTTGGTGAGCAGCCAAGACGCGGCGTTATTGGATCGCTTGGTCGTTCAGCAAACCCAATCAGGCGGCCGGCACGTTGCGTATCGGGTCGAGAAGCCTGGTCCGGGCAGCACCGTGTTGGCTCGCACGACGAATCCCGATGAACCAGGCAAAGACGTACTGATTGAAACCCGTGGTGAAGGCGGGTTGATCATGTGCGATCCGTCACCGGGTTACCGCGTCATCTGTGGCGATCTCGCGACCCTTCCAACAATCAGCGTTGCCGATCGAGAGTTGCTCATCGAAGCCGCTCGCTCATTGAACGAAGCACCCAACCACATCGACGCATCATCGTCCCAAACGAAATTCAGCGACGGCACGCAACCAGGGGATGACTTCAACGACCGCGGTGATGTTGCCGCGATCCTCGTCCGTCACGGATGGCGTTTGCTCCGCGACGGCGACAACCAACAATGGTGCCGGCCGGGCAAGACCGAAGGCTGCAGTGCGACGTTGAAAGACGGCGCATTCTTCATTTTCAGTTCCAACGCCAATCCTTTCGATCCCAATCGAGCCTACGCACCGTTTGCGGTTTATGCATTGCTGGAACACAACGGCGACTTCGCGTCGGCGACCCGAGCGTTAGCCGACGAGGGATATGGGAAACCCGCGTCATCGGACGTGGACCTTTCGCAATTCAAGGTTTCGTCCGCGTCCGGTACGCCGCCTCCATCCGAACCGCCAAACATCGACGACCCAGGCACGTTGCCGGACTCGATGTTGCATGTGCCCGGCTTTGTCGCCGAGTTGATGGAGCATTGTCTCGACACCGCACCGTACCCGAACCCCACGCTCGCGTTCTGCGGAGCGTTGGCTCTGCAAGCGATGCTGGCGGGCCGGCGTGTTCGTGATCCTGGCGATAACCGAACCAATCTCTATTTGCTCGGCTTGGCTCATTCGGCCGCCGGCAAAGATTGGCCTCGCAAACTCAACACACGGATTCTGCACCAAGTCGGTCTGTCCGATTGCATTGGCGAACGGTTTGCATCGGGCGAAGGGATCCAGGACGCGCTGCATCTGACTCCGTCGATGCTGTTTCAAACCGATGAGATCGACGGAATGTTGCAGTCGATGAACAAATCATCCGATGGCCGGCACGAAAACATCCTGTCGACGCTGTTGACGATGTATTCGTCGGCGAACAGCGTTTACCCGATGCGTCGAAAAGCCGGCAAGGAGTCGCCGGGTGCCATCGACCAACCCTCGCTGGTGATCTTTGGCACGGCGATCCCGAACCACTACTACGAGGCTCTCTCGGAGCGGATGCTGACCAACGGATTCTTCGCCCGCATGATGATTTTGGAATGTGGGCAACGTGGCCGAGGGCAAGAGCCGAAAATCGCCGACGTGCCCGATCGCATCATGGTGACGGCGAGATGGTGGGCCAAATACGAACCCGGCGGCGGCAACCTCGGTCCGTGGCATCCGCGGCCGGCGGTCGTGCCACACACCGAAGACGCCAGGCGACTCCTCGTGGATGCTCGCTACGCCGCCGAGGTGGAATACGATAAAGCCGAATCGAAGAGTGATTCAGTGGGGACGACGGTGTGGGGGCGAGTCAACGAACAGACCCGCAAACTGGCGTTGCTCTATGCGATCAGTGCCAATTGCCGTGATCCCGTCATCAACGCCGAAGCTGCTCGTTGGGCGATCGACATCGTGAACCATCTGACGCGCCGGATGTTGTTCATGGCATCGTCACACGTGGCCGAGAACCCATTCCATGCGGACTGTTTGCGTTTGATCACCAAGCTGCGTCAGGCACCCGAACACCGGATCGCCCACAGCGTGTTGCTCAAGCGGATGAAGATGGACGCACGCACGTTTCGTGAGTTGATCATCACGCTCGAACAGAGTGGCGATGTGTCGACGGTAACCTCCGTCACGCCTGGTCGGCCAAGCCGTGAGTACCAATTGCTCAACCCCGAGAGCCACGAACCGAAGGGGTGA
- a CDS encoding DEAD/DEAH box helicase: protein MKLRNYQQSAVDAVYDHLRNRDDNPVAVLPTGAGKSLVLAKIASDAVGQWSGRVLILAHVKELLEQNADKVRRLCPDIKVGLYSAGLKKRDTNTPVLVAGIQSIYKRACDIEPFDLIVVDEAHLISKKGDGMYRQFLADCKVINPNVRVIGLTATPFRLDSGMICSPDHFLNSVCYEIGIKELIRDGYLSPLVSKAGVNRADFSGVHLRGGEFVSDEVERLVGDDALVSAACAEMVELTADRRAVLIFASSVAHGRKVVETLRVKHGIECGFVTGETPADERDELLARFRGDAPTSLLETEPLRFLCNVNVLTTGFDAPRVDCVVMLRPTMSPGLLYQCVGRGFRLHPDKQNCLVLDFGGNIERHGPIDQIKPKDKSKRPDQGPPAKECEKCHALVACGYADCPQCGHPFPPPEREPHEAQASEAGVLSGEVTDTDYDVQDIIYRIHRKRDADEDAPRCLRVDYMIGLDHWQSEFICIEHSGYARRKAEAWWSERCLDPCPTEVEEALDIAVAGLLAMTNSVTVRSVSGQRYDRIIKQKLAEIPNSSLEEAPF from the coding sequence GTGAAGCTCCGAAACTACCAGCAATCCGCCGTGGATGCGGTCTACGACCACCTTCGCAATCGCGACGACAATCCGGTCGCCGTACTGCCAACCGGTGCTGGCAAGTCACTTGTGCTTGCGAAGATTGCATCCGATGCCGTTGGTCAATGGAGCGGTCGTGTGCTGATCTTGGCGCATGTGAAAGAACTATTGGAACAAAACGCCGATAAGGTTCGCCGGTTGTGCCCAGACATCAAGGTCGGGTTGTATTCGGCGGGTCTGAAGAAACGAGACACGAACACACCTGTCTTGGTCGCCGGCATCCAGAGCATCTACAAGCGTGCGTGCGACATTGAACCGTTCGATCTGATCGTCGTTGACGAAGCCCATCTGATATCGAAAAAGGGTGATGGCATGTATCGGCAGTTCTTGGCCGATTGCAAAGTCATCAATCCGAACGTTCGAGTGATCGGTCTGACCGCGACGCCGTTCCGTCTCGATTCAGGAATGATCTGTTCGCCGGACCATTTCTTGAACAGCGTCTGTTACGAGATCGGTATCAAGGAACTGATCCGCGACGGCTACCTCAGCCCGCTGGTTTCCAAAGCCGGTGTCAACCGAGCCGACTTCTCTGGTGTTCACCTTCGCGGCGGCGAGTTCGTGTCCGACGAAGTTGAGCGGTTGGTCGGCGACGATGCCCTCGTGTCGGCCGCGTGTGCCGAGATGGTGGAACTGACAGCCGACCGCCGGGCTGTGTTGATATTCGCGTCGTCGGTGGCACACGGGCGGAAAGTTGTCGAGACGTTGCGAGTCAAACACGGCATCGAATGTGGTTTCGTCACCGGCGAAACACCGGCCGACGAACGCGACGAGTTACTGGCTCGCTTCCGTGGCGACGCACCAACATCATTGCTCGAAACCGAACCGCTGCGTTTTCTTTGCAACGTCAACGTTTTGACCACCGGTTTCGATGCACCCCGAGTCGACTGCGTCGTGATGCTGCGTCCAACGATGTCGCCGGGATTGCTCTATCAATGCGTCGGCCGCGGCTTTCGTTTGCACCCCGACAAACAGAACTGTCTCGTCCTGGACTTCGGCGGCAATATCGAACGCCATGGACCGATCGACCAAATCAAACCCAAGGACAAGTCCAAACGTCCCGATCAGGGGCCGCCGGCCAAAGAGTGCGAAAAGTGCCACGCCTTGGTCGCGTGTGGGTACGCCGACTGTCCCCAGTGCGGTCATCCGTTCCCACCACCAGAACGCGAACCCCATGAAGCACAGGCAAGTGAAGCCGGCGTGTTGTCCGGCGAGGTAACCGACACCGACTACGACGTCCAAGACATCATCTATCGAATCCATCGAAAACGCGACGCCGATGAAGACGCACCGCGATGTTTGCGGGTCGACTACATGATCGGGCTGGATCATTGGCAAAGCGAGTTCATCTGCATCGAACATTCAGGCTACGCGCGTCGCAAGGCGGAAGCGTGGTGGAGTGAACGCTGCCTTGATCCATGTCCAACCGAAGTCGAGGAGGCTCTCGATATCGCGGTCGCAGGATTGCTCGCAATGACCAACAGCGTGACCGTTCGCAGCGTTTCGGGCCAACGGTACGACCGCATCATCAAACAGAAATTGGCCGAGATCCCGAACTCATCATTGGAAGAGGCACCGTTTTGA
- a CDS encoding addiction module protein, with protein MTHQEIMTRIESLPKDVQFALANSVLDRLASEGPPPISEELKAVFMQREEAFFANPDRGEPWEDVKAELFGR; from the coding sequence ATGACCCATCAAGAAATCATGACGAGGATCGAGTCGCTTCCCAAAGACGTCCAGTTCGCACTGGCGAACTCCGTGCTTGATCGTCTCGCGAGCGAAGGACCTCCGCCAATCTCCGAAGAGTTAAAGGCTGTATTCATGCAACGTGAAGAAGCTTTCTTTGCTAATCCAGATCGCGGCGAACCTTGGGAAGATGTCAAAGCCGAGTTGTTTGGCAGATGA
- a CDS encoding RusA family crossover junction endodeoxyribonuclease: MIRLKLPFPPSVNHYWRHVGPRVLVSKKGRQYRADVSSLLHRKQIQTLEGDLIVDIRLTPPDRRRRDVDNSLKALLDSMQFGGVYHDDSQIVRLTVEKVAADPDAPRADVVVQHVPASIGEAGFRICLRCDVAFDSGGPGNRICPTCTLVNNSLPAVKPMERGRKFRNGEPLV, from the coding sequence TCGCCTGAAACTTCCCTTCCCGCCGTCGGTCAATCACTACTGGCGTCACGTCGGTCCGCGGGTGTTGGTCAGCAAGAAGGGTCGGCAGTACCGCGCCGATGTTTCTTCTTTGCTTCACCGCAAGCAAATCCAAACGCTCGAGGGCGACTTGATTGTCGACATTCGATTGACGCCTCCGGATCGTCGACGGCGCGATGTCGACAATTCGCTCAAAGCGTTGCTCGACTCGATGCAGTTCGGTGGCGTCTATCACGACGATAGTCAGATCGTTCGCTTGACCGTCGAAAAGGTGGCGGCTGACCCGGATGCGCCGCGTGCCGACGTGGTTGTTCAGCATGTGCCGGCGTCAATCGGCGAGGCCGGGTTTCGTATTTGTCTACGTTGCGATGTGGCTTTTGATTCCGGCGGCCCCGGCAATCGGATTTGTCCGACTTGCACGTTGGTCAACAACAGCCTGCCCGCAGTGAAGCCTATGGAACGCGGGCGAAAGTTTCGCAACGGGGAGCCACTGGTATGA